The Dioscorea cayenensis subsp. rotundata cultivar TDr96_F1 chromosome 11, TDr96_F1_v2_PseudoChromosome.rev07_lg8_w22 25.fasta, whole genome shotgun sequence genomic interval TAAGCACAGCACCTCTGTTTGTGGGGCCTCCACTTGCTCCCACTTCAAACCCTAAACTCTCCTCTTAACCCATCTCTTAACCCTAGTTAATTAGTACCTTAACAACAACACCATctccattattattatatctatttCATGGACTTCATGCCACCCTCCTCTCTACTCCCTTTCTCTTTGTCCACTGCTCAACCATTTCCCTCTGCATTCCAACCCTCCTCTCTTTTCTCCCCTTaacctccttctcttttattttatttctccaaTCCaatcccataaaaaaaaacaaaaaaacaccaaagaaaaagaaacactCCATCTCTTTTTTTATCCCCCACCCCCATCttaaatctttgtttttgttttccatcCTTATTATCACTGTTCTTGGATGTTGTCATGGCGGGCCTGGATCTAAGTACTGCATCTCGCTATGTTCACCAGCTCCACCGCTCTGATCTCCATCTCCAACATCCCAATCCCGAAGAGGACGAAGAAAGCCACGGCCCTCACTTCACCGGAGATCACACCGGTGGTGCTGCTGCCAACGCCGGTGCAGATCATGAAACATCTGGTCAAGGTGGACTTCTTGGTAGTGGTGTTGGTTTTGGTGATATAGTAGCAAGACGTCCTCGTGGCCGTCCACCGGGATccaaaaacaaaccaaaacctCCTGTGATCATCACCAGAGAAAGTGCCAACACACTCAGAGCTCACATCTTGGAAGTTGGCAGCGGATGCGATGTTTTCGACTGCGTTGCAACCTATGCTCGTCGCCGGCAACGAGGTGTTTGTATACTCAGTGGTAGTGGCACAGTCACTAATGTCAGTCTCCGACAACCGGCATCGGCAGGAGCTATCGTCACTCTCCATGGTCGATTTGAAATTCTTTCCCTCTCCGGGTCTTTTCTTCCTCCTCCTGCTCCACCCGGTGCTACTAGTCTCACTGTTTTCCTCGCCGGAGGGCAAGGGCAGGTGGTCGGAGGGAGTGTTGTAGGGGCTCTTATAGCTGCAGGGCCAGTCATCGTCATCGCTGCTTCATTCACTAACGTTGCTTATGAGCGGCTTCCACTCGAAGAGGAAGAGGCACCACCTTTACAGATGCAAGCACAAGGCGAGGACGGTGGAGCGAgcagtggtggtggtggtggtggtagtgGAGGTGGAGGCTTTCCAGACCCGTCTTCAGGACTACCTTTCTTCAATTTGCCTTTAAACATGCCGCAGATGCCGGTCGATGGGCACGGGTGGCCTGGTGCTGGCTCCGGTGTCCGTCCAGCTTTCTAGCTAACAAAGATCGGTAGCCGGTGACCGGACTTCCTACTGGCCGGTTaacttcttatatatatatatatatatatatatatatatatctccaactatccaaattaaaaaaaaaaaggttagttTTGAATGCATCTTTGAGTGATTTCTAGCTCCCATGTGTACAATTAGTTTCtcattttctcatattttgtttcattttcatcaGATTGTTGTTAATTTGTAGTATCTTATGGACACACTCTATCTACAGATCCTTTCCCAAAAAGTGATCTTATGGTTtcagccttcttcttcttcttcttgcttcttCTCCTCCTACAAATTAGATTGATAGGaaatatctaaatattaatgataagtTTGATTGATGGATGGAGTAGTGTTTGGGAAATGGATATTGGAGATTACCCACGTGTGCATGTCATTGTAATAAAGCCTCCTATCTTTTAGTTTGTCCAAGATGGTTCTTCTTGGGAATAACTCTTTCTCACCCTTTATTTGTGCATCTGAACTCTATCAGATGTTGGAAACTGAACTATCTTTAGATTCTTTTTTTGGAGTTATATTGAAAGCAAAGATGCCAAAATAATTTACCTAGAAAATTTGCTGGCTCTTGCATTCATGCCATGTCTTTCTTTTTGAATCACCTCAATGGACTCATTAATTAACCACTTAATTTCATCCATTTTTAGATGCAAATATTGATCTTAGATgacatgtttatatatatatattccttgtTTGTTTGATCCACTTTGGGTGTTAGTAATATAGCAATATAGCACAT includes:
- the LOC120272442 gene encoding AT-hook motif nuclear-localized protein 23-like, producing MAGLDLSTASRYVHQLHRSDLHLQHPNPEEDEESHGPHFTGDHTGGAAANAGADHETSGQGGLLGSGVGFGDIVARRPRGRPPGSKNKPKPPVIITRESANTLRAHILEVGSGCDVFDCVATYARRRQRGVCILSGSGTVTNVSLRQPASAGAIVTLHGRFEILSLSGSFLPPPAPPGATSLTVFLAGGQGQVVGGSVVGALIAAGPVIVIAASFTNVAYERLPLEEEEAPPLQMQAQGEDGGASSGGGGGGSGGGGFPDPSSGLPFFNLPLNMPQMPVDGHGWPGAGSGVRPAF